From one Cupriavidus basilensis genomic stretch:
- a CDS encoding MFS transporter, with amino-acid sequence MQRIEALSPSGLVSLETVAYRKVMWRIIPLMAVCFVFAYLDRVNISFAKLQMQADLGFSDAAYGLGASIFFVGYFIFEVPSNLILARTGARRWIARIMISWGIASAAMMFVTNETWFYILRFLIGATEAGFLPGAILYFTYWFPAPRRARITGYFMTSIPISGVLGGPLAGIIMTNFAGINDWAGWQWLFLLEGIPTALLGFVVLFCLTDKPALATWLSEEEKRVLQANLAGDATGTSVHKFGLALRQPATIFLAVVYMFILMGMYGLTFWMPQLIKNTGIASTEVVGLLSAIPYAAAGIGMVWIGHRSDRTGERRLHLGLAVLAGGIGYIISAAFGAHTGIALAALTLSAVGIMGCLPVFWTLPPKYFRGTAAAGGIALINSVGNLGGMISPYLVGKVKDLTGDTTLGLYAVAAFTLLAALLILFALPRTLAGQDPTAADA; translated from the coding sequence ATGCAACGAATAGAAGCGCTATCCCCAAGTGGGCTGGTCAGTCTGGAGACCGTCGCCTATCGCAAGGTCATGTGGCGAATCATTCCGCTGATGGCGGTCTGCTTTGTCTTTGCATATCTAGATCGAGTCAATATCAGCTTCGCGAAGCTTCAGATGCAGGCCGATCTCGGGTTCTCGGACGCGGCCTATGGGCTGGGCGCCAGCATCTTCTTTGTGGGCTACTTCATATTTGAGGTACCTAGCAATCTGATACTCGCCCGGACTGGAGCGCGGAGATGGATTGCGCGCATCATGATCTCGTGGGGCATCGCCTCTGCCGCCATGATGTTCGTCACCAATGAAACATGGTTCTACATCCTGCGCTTCCTGATCGGTGCAACTGAAGCCGGCTTTCTGCCGGGCGCAATCCTGTACTTCACGTACTGGTTTCCCGCCCCGCGGCGCGCGCGTATCACCGGCTACTTCATGACATCGATCCCGATTTCCGGCGTATTGGGCGGGCCGCTTGCCGGTATCATCATGACCAATTTTGCAGGAATCAATGATTGGGCAGGGTGGCAGTGGCTGTTCCTGCTTGAGGGAATACCAACCGCATTGTTGGGCTTCGTGGTGCTGTTCTGCCTAACCGATAAGCCAGCTCTGGCGACATGGCTGTCCGAGGAGGAGAAGAGGGTTCTGCAAGCCAACTTGGCCGGCGATGCAACCGGAACATCGGTACACAAGTTCGGTCTCGCCCTGCGTCAACCGGCCACCATTTTTCTGGCAGTCGTTTATATGTTCATCCTGATGGGCATGTATGGGCTGACGTTCTGGATGCCGCAATTGATCAAGAACACGGGGATTGCCAGCACCGAGGTCGTCGGATTGTTGAGCGCCATCCCATATGCAGCAGCCGGTATCGGGATGGTGTGGATTGGGCATCGGTCGGACCGTACAGGGGAGCGCCGCTTGCATCTGGGCCTTGCCGTGCTAGCCGGGGGAATTGGCTACATCATTTCTGCGGCATTTGGTGCGCACACCGGAATCGCACTGGCGGCCCTGACATTGTCCGCCGTGGGAATCATGGGATGTCTTCCGGTGTTCTGGACGCTTCCTCCCAAGTACTTCCGTGGTACGGCTGCAGCCGGTGGTATTGCGTTGATCAATTCCGTGGGCAATCTTGGCGGCATGATCAGCCCTTATCTGGTGGGTAAGGTCAAAGACCTGACCGGCGACACGACCCTCGGGCTCTATGCGGTTGCCGCATTCACCCTTCTGGCAGCGTTGCTGATTCTCTTTGCCCTGCCGCGCACACTGGCGGGACAGGATCCCACCGCGGCCGACGCGTAA
- a CDS encoding class I adenylate-forming enzyme family protein yields the protein MATIASLPQMLSLHAQRTPNKIGAQDLERSLTFRQWHQRSRKLANALLGLGLKKGDRVCVLAYNSIEWLEIYAATAIAGLIAVPVNFRLVGTEIAYIAQNCDARAFLVQAELLGPFEDARRELSLPERNCIVFGSSQPAAGFSQYEALIAAAADTEPASLLAADDPWTLMYTSGTTGKPKGALRSHAGSASLSLATLAEMGLSHDDGALLVMPLCHANSLYFFGAFLYAGATCTVYSRKSFDPEHLLQTFSTGESTFTSLVPTHYTMMLGLEPQIRNHYDVSRVRKLMISSAPARRETKLEILEYFKNSGLYEMYGSTETGWVTMLHPNEQLSKLGSVGRECVGGRRIRFLDQDGNEVPDGQPGELYASNPYLFDGYWGLPEKTQDAFRGEYCTVGDFGFRDEDGYIHLVDRKSNMIISGGENIYPSEVETMLAAHPKVGDVAVIGLSDEKWGERVHAVVVPRVGETLTPDEVIAWCKDRIAGYKRPRSVSFICDGEMPRTATGKIQHRLLRTRFAERDGNH from the coding sequence ATGGCAACGATCGCAAGTCTTCCCCAAATGCTGTCCCTTCACGCTCAGCGCACGCCGAATAAGATCGGCGCGCAGGATCTCGAGCGAAGTCTGACGTTTCGCCAGTGGCATCAGCGGTCCCGCAAGCTGGCCAACGCGCTGTTGGGGCTTGGGCTTAAGAAGGGGGATCGCGTTTGTGTCCTCGCATACAACAGCATCGAGTGGTTAGAAATCTATGCCGCAACGGCGATTGCGGGACTCATCGCAGTGCCGGTCAATTTCCGTCTAGTTGGTACCGAAATTGCCTATATCGCGCAAAACTGCGATGCGCGAGCATTTCTCGTGCAAGCCGAATTGCTCGGGCCGTTCGAAGACGCGCGCAGGGAATTGTCCTTGCCTGAAAGGAACTGCATCGTCTTTGGGAGCAGTCAACCAGCAGCCGGCTTTAGTCAATACGAAGCATTGATCGCTGCAGCAGCGGACACCGAGCCGGCATCACTGCTCGCTGCGGATGATCCCTGGACGTTGATGTACACGTCGGGGACTACAGGCAAGCCTAAGGGTGCGCTCCGAAGCCATGCGGGCAGCGCATCGCTTTCGCTTGCCACGCTGGCTGAGATGGGGCTCAGCCATGACGACGGCGCCTTGCTCGTCATGCCACTCTGCCACGCTAACTCCTTGTACTTCTTCGGCGCCTTTCTCTATGCAGGCGCCACCTGTACGGTCTACAGTCGCAAGAGCTTTGATCCCGAGCACCTGCTACAAACCTTCTCGACAGGCGAGAGTACATTCACCTCTCTGGTGCCGACGCACTACACCATGATGCTCGGTTTGGAGCCGCAGATTCGCAATCACTACGATGTGAGTCGAGTCCGAAAGCTGATGATTTCATCAGCTCCAGCTCGTCGCGAAACCAAGCTGGAGATTCTCGAATACTTCAAGAATTCCGGCTTGTACGAAATGTACGGATCCACCGAAACCGGTTGGGTGACGATGCTTCACCCGAATGAGCAGCTTTCGAAGCTCGGCTCTGTTGGGAGGGAATGCGTGGGAGGCCGGAGAATCCGCTTCCTTGACCAAGACGGCAACGAGGTTCCCGATGGTCAGCCCGGCGAGCTCTATGCAAGCAACCCCTACTTATTCGACGGCTATTGGGGGCTGCCAGAGAAGACGCAAGATGCTTTCCGTGGGGAATACTGCACCGTAGGGGATTTCGGATTCAGAGATGAGGACGGCTACATTCATCTTGTTGACCGTAAGAGCAACATGATCATCTCTGGCGGGGAAAACATCTATCCCTCAGAGGTCGAGACCATGCTTGCCGCCCATCCGAAAGTCGGAGACGTTGCTGTCATCGGTTTGAGCGATGAGAAGTGGGGGGAGCGGGTACACGCGGTGGTGGTCCCTCGCGTGGGGGAAACACTGACGCCTGACGAGGTGATTGCCTGGTGCAAGGACCGAATCGCGGGCTACAAGAGGCCGCGCTCCGTCTCGTTCATCTGTGACGGCGAAATGCCCAGAACCGCGACCGGAAAAATTCAACATCGTCTATTAAGAACAAGGTTTGCCGAGCGCGACGGCAATCATTGA
- a CDS encoding 3-hydroxyacyl-CoA dehydrogenase family protein, whose translation MTTIQTVGVAGAGTMGAGIAIVAARAGFRTIVFDMRQEALDRARGQTEAFLTRSEQRGKLPAGAAAAAMQRWKGTTELSGLAECDLIIEAIFEDLSVKHQLFGKLNEVCQPSTIFASNTSTISITQIAGGSGRPDCFVGMHFCLPAQLMKLIEMSPGLATSDDTFQKAWAFAQAMGQKPVATQDTPGFILNYFLIPFNNDAIRLVEQGVAEPADIDVAIKTAMGYPMGPLELLDLVGMDTQKLLCEAMHGLTHEPRAACPPLVRRMIAANRLGKKTGQGFRTYDDTKMFGA comes from the coding sequence ATGACAACCATTCAAACCGTCGGCGTCGCGGGCGCCGGCACCATGGGGGCGGGCATTGCGATCGTTGCGGCCCGCGCGGGATTCCGGACCATTGTGTTCGACATGCGACAGGAAGCGCTGGATCGTGCCCGGGGCCAGACGGAAGCGTTCCTGACGAGATCTGAGCAGCGCGGCAAGCTGCCGGCAGGCGCCGCCGCTGCCGCGATGCAACGCTGGAAAGGAACGACGGAGCTGTCTGGGCTGGCCGAGTGCGACCTTATCATCGAGGCCATCTTCGAGGATTTGTCGGTCAAGCATCAATTGTTCGGTAAGCTCAACGAGGTTTGCCAGCCAAGCACCATCTTCGCGTCCAATACGTCGACGATATCAATCACCCAGATCGCCGGCGGATCCGGCCGCCCGGACTGCTTTGTGGGCATGCATTTCTGCCTGCCGGCACAGTTGATGAAGCTGATCGAAATGTCGCCTGGCCTGGCCACCTCGGACGACACCTTCCAGAAGGCGTGGGCCTTCGCCCAGGCCATGGGACAAAAGCCCGTGGCCACGCAGGATACGCCGGGGTTCATCCTTAACTATTTCCTGATTCCCTTCAACAACGACGCGATTCGTCTGGTCGAACAAGGGGTGGCCGAGCCCGCCGATATCGATGTCGCCATCAAGACAGCCATGGGCTATCCGATGGGACCCCTCGAACTGCTGGACCTGGTCGGCATGGATACGCAAAAGCTGCTGTGTGAAGCCATGCACGGCCTCACCCACGAGCCGCGCGCGGCCTGCCCCCCGCTGGTGCGACGCATGATCGCGGCCAACCGCCTGGGCAAGAAGACCGGACAGGGTTTTCGCACTTATGACGACACCAAGATGTTTGGAGCCTGA
- a CDS encoding CoA transferase encodes MMQPQSGVEVLDFSTLLPGPLCSLLLAEAGADVIKLERTVRGDEMRL; translated from the coding sequence ATGATGCAGCCACAGAGCGGTGTCGAGGTGCTGGACTTCAGCACCCTCCTGCCCGGGCCACTGTGCTCCCTGCTGCTGGCCGAAGCGGGCGCCGACGTCATCAAGCTCGAGCGCACGGTGCGTGGTGACGAGATGCGCCTATGA
- the tnpB gene encoding IS66 family insertion sequence element accessory protein TnpB, whose amino-acid sequence MGDRTGFALWYKRLSHGRFPSPATLAQRGFTLAELNAWLEGIEIPAVRPHRTVTATRIS is encoded by the coding sequence TTGGGGGACCGCACCGGCTTCGCGTTGTGGTACAAGCGGCTTTCGCACGGCCGGTTTCCCTCGCCCGCGACACTAGCCCAGCGTGGCTTCACACTGGCCGAATTGAACGCTTGGCTCGAAGGCATCGAGATCCCGGCGGTTCGACCCCACCGCACTGTCACGGCCACGCGCATCTCGTGA
- the tnpA gene encoding IS66 family insertion sequence element accessory protein TnpA produces MANQREGKSGRAGARYDRHDEAFWRDLLAQWGNSGGSIRAFCRKHGLAVSTFGLWRKRLSHEQQLPVVPPMALTADTAFIAAATVAVPTVVSASDPLPSKSRDQVVVTLGGARIELSGMHAERIVRFVLGQLGGGRC; encoded by the coding sequence ATGGCCAATCAGCGGGAAGGCAAGAGCGGACGAGCCGGGGCAAGGTATGACCGCCACGATGAAGCTTTCTGGCGCGATCTACTGGCGCAATGGGGGAACAGTGGCGGGAGCATCCGCGCCTTCTGCCGGAAGCACGGCTTGGCGGTCAGCACTTTCGGTTTGTGGCGCAAGCGCTTGAGCCACGAGCAGCAACTGCCCGTGGTGCCGCCAATGGCATTGACCGCGGACACGGCATTCATCGCCGCGGCAACGGTCGCAGTACCGACTGTCGTGTCGGCGAGCGACCCACTACCGTCGAAGTCTCGCGACCAAGTGGTCGTCACGCTCGGCGGCGCGCGTATCGAGCTGAGTGGGATGCATGCCGAACGCATCGTGCGCTTCGTGCTGGGGCAGTTGGGAGGCGGCCGGTGCTGA
- a CDS encoding CoA transferase, which produces MLLNRGKRSIAIDLKSPDALDQLTPLIRDADVLIEQYCASLMEHLGLGYAALAEINPWLVYCSITGFGQHGPRAAEAAHDVGVRRGILGNPRLSCSGFHLCDQSGFGWVRRGCHTRVHAEFSTAGGLLQSHPGL; this is translated from the coding sequence GTGCTGCTCAATCGCGGCAAGCGTTCGATTGCCATTGACCTGAAGTCGCCCGACGCGCTCGACCAACTGACGCCGCTGATCCGGGATGCCGACGTACTGATCGAACAGTATTGTGCCAGTCTGATGGAGCACCTCGGACTGGGCTATGCGGCCCTGGCGGAGATCAATCCGTGGCTGGTCTACTGCTCGATTACCGGCTTCGGGCAACACGGTCCCCGCGCCGCGGAGGCCGCGCACGACGTTGGGGTTCGCAGGGGGATTCTCGGCAATCCTCGACTATCGTGTTCCGGATTTCATCTCTGCGATCAGTCTGGCTTCGGCTGGGTACGGCGTGGCTGTCATACCCGAGTCCATGCGGAATTTTCTACAGCCGGAGGTTTGTTACAGAGCCATCCAGGACTTTGA
- a CDS encoding thiamine pyrophosphate-binding protein translates to MSLNKHQDVNQDVNSCAAWIAKFLKAQGIDRVFGLQGSYLQPLWDHIGRTGIQIVDVRDEDAAVYMAHAHAELTGQIGVALATAGPGVTNTVTAMANAFVSRVPVLLIGGCPSQQQSNMGPLQDIPHVDILKPVTRYSRTARIADHVVREFNEAFACAAGYVREPGPAYIEVPTDVLRTPILPQLILDDWMQPTPRRPMYPDPVATREAMEVFWAAKRPVVITGRGAKGAGDAIVRLLEATGALYLDTQESRGVVPYDHPASVGAARSQVMTDADVVLLVGRKLDYQLGYGSPAVFPHARFIRIADAPGELFDNRRGRPEILASARETIESMLSLADGRSAAVDVSWAANVRDRHLSRVARAAALEQRETLGSDGKIHPRVIFDAIAEVAFQDYIGVADGGDLLSFARTGLQSNTYMDSGAFGCLGAGVPFAIAAALAQPGRQVISVNGDGAFGINAMEIDTAVRHGAKVVFIVSNNAAWNLERIDQEMNYGGRVVGTTLRHSDYAGLARSLGAHGERVEKPEDMVGALERALANAPALIDVVTSQSVVSSDMQKGLSLVPDYQALMAWDEAERRRRQ, encoded by the coding sequence ATGAGTCTCAATAAGCATCAGGACGTCAATCAGGACGTTAATAGTTGTGCTGCCTGGATCGCCAAATTTCTGAAGGCACAGGGTATCGATCGTGTATTCGGCCTGCAGGGCAGCTATCTGCAACCGCTGTGGGACCATATCGGTCGAACCGGGATACAGATTGTCGATGTGCGCGACGAGGATGCCGCGGTTTATATGGCGCATGCTCATGCGGAGTTGACAGGACAGATTGGAGTAGCACTGGCCACCGCCGGTCCCGGCGTCACCAATACCGTTACGGCTATGGCGAACGCCTTTGTATCGCGTGTACCTGTACTGTTAATCGGCGGTTGCCCGTCGCAGCAGCAGTCAAATATGGGGCCGTTGCAGGACATCCCTCACGTCGACATCCTGAAGCCCGTCACGCGTTATTCGCGGACGGCTCGCATCGCCGACCATGTCGTGCGCGAATTCAATGAGGCCTTCGCCTGTGCCGCTGGCTATGTGCGTGAACCGGGACCGGCATACATTGAGGTACCTACTGATGTGCTGCGCACCCCGATACTGCCACAACTGATTCTTGATGACTGGATGCAACCCACGCCGCGACGGCCCATGTACCCGGATCCCGTCGCGACGCGCGAAGCCATGGAGGTGTTCTGGGCGGCAAAGCGACCGGTAGTTATTACCGGCCGTGGTGCGAAAGGCGCTGGGGACGCGATCGTCCGTTTGCTGGAAGCCACCGGCGCTCTGTATCTCGACACGCAAGAGAGCCGTGGCGTCGTGCCCTATGACCACCCGGCGTCGGTGGGCGCGGCGCGGTCTCAGGTGATGACTGACGCCGACGTGGTGCTGCTGGTCGGTCGAAAGCTGGACTACCAACTCGGCTATGGTTCTCCCGCGGTGTTCCCGCATGCGCGCTTCATTCGCATTGCCGACGCGCCTGGTGAATTGTTCGACAACCGGCGCGGGCGTCCTGAAATTCTGGCTTCCGCACGAGAGACCATCGAATCGATGCTGTCTCTGGCGGACGGTCGATCCGCAGCCGTGGATGTGTCGTGGGCCGCGAATGTGCGCGACCGGCATCTGTCGCGGGTGGCCAGAGCGGCTGCGCTGGAGCAACGCGAAACGCTCGGCAGTGACGGGAAGATCCACCCGCGGGTGATCTTCGATGCCATCGCCGAAGTGGCATTTCAGGACTACATTGGCGTTGCCGATGGCGGAGACTTGTTGAGCTTCGCGCGAACCGGGCTGCAATCCAATACTTACATGGATTCGGGGGCATTTGGGTGCCTCGGCGCGGGCGTTCCGTTTGCCATTGCCGCAGCGCTTGCGCAACCCGGCCGTCAAGTGATCTCGGTGAATGGAGACGGCGCGTTCGGCATCAACGCGATGGAGATCGACACAGCGGTCAGGCATGGCGCCAAGGTGGTCTTCATTGTCTCCAACAATGCGGCTTGGAACCTTGAGCGAATCGATCAGGAAATGAACTATGGCGGACGTGTCGTGGGGACGACCCTACGTCATTCCGACTACGCCGGATTGGCGCGATCACTCGGCGCCCATGGTGAACGCGTGGAGAAGCCAGAAGATATGGTGGGCGCATTGGAGCGCGCACTCGCCAATGCTCCGGCCTTGATCGACGTCGTGACCTCACAATCGGTGGTTTCCTCAGACATGCAGAAGGGCTTGAGTCTGGTTCCTGACTATCAGGCTTTGATGGCATGGGATGAAGCCGAACGCCGCCGACGACAGTAG
- the tnpC gene encoding IS66 family transposase, whose amino-acid sequence MLPVLTPSDLPADLEAVRTLALEQNRVARALWEQLEILKHQVAQLNRARFGASSERLPGQAELFTQPLDLPSPPAAPQVKVTGHIRKGRPALPKDLPRTRIEYDLSEAQKASFDSLERIGEERSETLHYEPARLSVIEHIRFKYVATKGGESTIVTAAAQPSPLPKSNASAGLLASIQVDTFVDHLPINRQETRYARLGVHLPRATLCEWKLASAELLATLLPPLRNHVLRAPRVHLDDTTLPLLERGRTSTRQAHLWGYLGAGQRQENGLWVDHPPAVLFEFAESRTGTYLLNFLRDYHGYLQADAYSGHDALYRTGRIIEVGCWAHCRRRFFEIAKAQKTPGLAAQALTWIARLYAIEADIKDKSPEHKLAARQAEAVPLLAQFHQWLQGNAHGLLARQPLAQAFGYALRHWQALVRYTESGILEPDNNRLERAIRPIALGRASWMFAGAAGALLPRCIPCSGPAA is encoded by the coding sequence ATGCTTCCGGTACTGACACCCTCCGACCTGCCAGCCGATCTCGAGGCGGTACGTACTCTCGCGCTGGAGCAGAACCGGGTCGCCCGCGCGCTGTGGGAGCAACTGGAGATATTGAAGCATCAGGTCGCGCAGCTTAACCGTGCGCGGTTCGGCGCCAGTTCCGAGCGCCTGCCGGGGCAGGCCGAACTCTTTACGCAGCCGCTGGACTTGCCATCACCGCCGGCGGCGCCGCAGGTCAAGGTGACTGGCCACATCCGCAAGGGCCGTCCTGCCTTGCCCAAGGACCTGCCACGCACGCGCATCGAATACGACCTGTCCGAGGCGCAGAAGGCAAGCTTCGACTCCCTGGAGCGCATCGGCGAGGAGCGCAGCGAGACGCTGCACTACGAGCCGGCCAGGCTCAGCGTGATCGAGCACATCCGCTTCAAATACGTGGCCACGAAGGGCGGCGAGTCCACCATCGTGACGGCTGCCGCGCAGCCCTCGCCGCTGCCCAAGAGCAACGCCAGCGCAGGGCTGCTGGCCAGCATTCAGGTCGACACCTTCGTGGACCACCTGCCGATCAATCGGCAGGAAACGCGCTATGCGCGCCTGGGGGTGCACCTGCCAAGGGCCACCCTGTGCGAATGGAAGCTGGCTTCTGCCGAGCTGCTGGCAACGCTGCTGCCGCCCTTGCGCAACCACGTCCTGCGAGCGCCGCGCGTGCATCTGGACGACACCACGCTGCCATTGCTCGAACGCGGTCGCACAAGCACACGGCAGGCCCATCTGTGGGGCTACCTCGGGGCCGGGCAGCGGCAGGAGAACGGGTTGTGGGTTGACCACCCGCCGGCGGTCCTGTTCGAGTTCGCCGAGTCCCGCACCGGGACCTACCTCCTGAACTTCCTGCGCGACTACCACGGCTACCTGCAGGCTGATGCCTACAGTGGCCACGATGCGCTTTACCGTACCGGTCGGATCATCGAGGTCGGATGCTGGGCGCATTGCCGTCGACGCTTCTTCGAGATCGCCAAAGCCCAGAAGACACCAGGGCTGGCGGCGCAGGCGCTGACGTGGATCGCCCGGCTGTATGCCATCGAGGCCGACATCAAGGACAAGTCACCGGAGCACAAGCTGGCGGCGCGCCAGGCCGAGGCTGTGCCGCTGCTGGCGCAGTTCCACCAGTGGCTGCAGGGCAATGCCCACGGCCTGCTTGCCAGGCAGCCGCTGGCACAAGCCTTCGGCTATGCGCTGCGGCACTGGCAGGCGCTGGTGCGCTACACCGAGAGCGGCATCCTCGAGCCCGATAACAACCGCCTCGAGCGCGCGATCCGCCCGATTGCCCTCGGCAGGGCGAGCTGGATGTTCGCGGGCGCGGCGGGCGCACTGCTGCCACGATGTATTCCTTGCTCGGGACCTGCCGCCTGA
- a CDS encoding LysR substrate-binding domain-containing protein encodes MASAGYGVAVIPESMRNFLQPEVCYRAIQDFEYAVDLAIASRKRELSPAVRAFVEESLSCETRS; translated from the coding sequence CTGGCTTCGGCTGGGTACGGCGTGGCTGTCATACCCGAGTCCATGCGGAATTTTCTACAGCCGGAGGTTTGTTACAGAGCCATCCAGGACTTTGAATATGCTGTTGATTTGGCAATCGCTAGCCGGAAGCGAGAGCTTTCCCCTGCAGTTCGCGCCTTTGTTGAGGAGTCATTGTCTTGTGAAACTCGGTCATAG
- a CDS encoding 3-hydroxyacyl-CoA dehydrogenase family protein, with protein MRYEIVQAGQSRSFPSAHAFLEQAAPQGEGLCYLGAKAGRAYSRGAGHASRTFVAIELGAECLGFHTGESRGLEGSNVVGFARFRLGDGEPSPLVELVRQPGTHPAALQAAKAAFQAAGLVVAVCNDFPGRIVDRLIRPYFNAALRRLDEKLASADDLDKTLCLGLGYPEGPISLLERTGLVHHFHVTQALHEALGQEPYAPARRARVAAERDDRVKRGMP; from the coding sequence ATGCGCTACGAGATCGTACAAGCCGGCCAGAGCCGCTCCTTTCCTTCCGCCCACGCGTTCTTGGAGCAAGCCGCGCCACAAGGCGAAGGCCTGTGTTACCTGGGCGCCAAGGCAGGTCGGGCATACAGCCGGGGCGCCGGGCACGCGTCTCGCACGTTCGTCGCCATTGAGCTGGGAGCCGAATGCCTGGGCTTCCACACCGGCGAAAGCCGGGGTCTCGAAGGGTCCAACGTGGTGGGCTTCGCCCGCTTCCGTCTGGGCGATGGCGAACCCAGCCCCCTCGTGGAACTGGTCAGGCAGCCCGGCACGCATCCCGCTGCGCTGCAGGCGGCCAAGGCGGCCTTCCAGGCGGCCGGCCTGGTCGTGGCGGTGTGCAATGATTTCCCGGGACGTATCGTCGACAGGCTGATCCGCCCGTATTTCAATGCGGCGCTGCGCCGGCTGGACGAGAAGCTGGCCAGCGCGGACGACCTCGACAAGACCCTGTGCCTGGGCCTGGGCTATCCGGAAGGACCGATCTCGCTGCTGGAGCGCACCGGCCTGGTCCACCATTTCCACGTCACCCAGGCGCTGCATGAAGCGCTGGGGCAGGAGCCCTACGCCCCTGCGCGTCGTGCGCGGGTGGCCGCCGAGCGTGATGACCGGGTCAAGCGGGGAATGCCATGA
- the tnpB gene encoding IS66 family insertion sequence element accessory protein TnpB (TnpB, as the term is used for proteins encoded by IS66 family insertion elements, is considered an accessory protein, since TnpC, encoded by a neighboring gene, is a DDE family transposase.): MLIGGDVQAFICRDAVDMRKSIDGLSYLVEPLLAKSPLSGHLFVFVGRDRSKVKILYWGTAPASRCGTSGFRTAGFPRPRH; the protein is encoded by the coding sequence GTGCTGATCGGCGGCGATGTGCAGGCTTTCATCTGCCGTGACGCGGTCGACATGCGCAAGTCCATCGACGGCCTATCGTATCTGGTGGAGCCGTTGCTGGCCAAGAGTCCGCTGTCGGGGCACTTGTTTGTCTTCGTCGGCCGAGATCGATCGAAGGTCAAGATTCTGTATTGGGGGACCGCACCGGCTTCGCGTTGTGGTACAAGCGGCTTTCGCACGGCCGGTTTCCCTCGCCCGCGACACTAG
- a CDS encoding transposase domain-containing protein: MYSLLGTCRLNGIEPYGWLKDTLERLPAHPTARSTNCCRWRANRYTARHGHP; the protein is encoded by the coding sequence ATGTATTCCTTGCTCGGGACCTGCCGCCTGAACGGCATCGAGCCCTACGGCTGGCTCAAGGACACGCTGGAGCGCCTGCCGGCCCACCCCACAGCCAGGTCCACGAACTGCTGCCGCTGGCGCGCTAACCGCTACACTGCGCGTCATGGACATCCTTGA